In a genomic window of Larus michahellis chromosome 3, bLarMic1.1, whole genome shotgun sequence:
- the LOC141740005 gene encoding transmembrane protein 121-like, with the protein MVPPPPVSKPHVCLSTVLIMTSLVLMDAYLVEQSQGSRKLGICVMVAVGDVCFLLVLRYVAIWVGAEVKTAKRGYAMILWFLYVFVLEIKVYFVYQNYKADRKSLDLIARKALTLLLSICIPALYVLLVATEHMEYVRTFKKKEDLRNRLFWVIVDMLDVLDIQANLWEPQKKGLPLWAEGIMFFYCYILLLVLPCVSLCEISMQGIGIMPHRMMLYPMLSMLTVNITTIFIRGSNMIFFRDARVSSIFMGKNMLAIGLKVCTFVQYQRHRHHTPPGPDLALQHSSQAQPSPGLHKSRDQPACPEELAQDNT; encoded by the coding sequence ATGGTTCCCCCACCACCTGTCAGCAAGCCTCACGTGTGCCTCTCCACTGTGCTCATCATGACCAGCCTCGTCCTCATGGATGCCTACctggtggagcagagccagggctccAGGAAGCTGGGCATCTGTGTCATGGTGGCAGTGGGTGACGTGTGCTTCCTGCTGGTGCTCCGCTACGTggccatctgggtcggggcagaGGTAAAGACAGCTAAGCGGGGCTACGCCATGATCCTCTGGTTCCTGTATGTCTTCGTTCTGGAGATCAAGGTCTACTTTGTATACCAGAACTATAAAGCTGACCGGAAAAGCCTGGATCTCATAGCCCGCAAAGCACTGACCTTGCTGCTCTCCATCTGCATCCCAGCCCTCTACGTGTTGTTGGTGGCCACGGAACACATGGAGTACGTCAGGACattcaagaagaaagaagatCTCCGCAACCGCCTCTTCTGGGTCATTGTGGACATGCTGGACGTGCTGGACATCCAGGCCAACCTGTGGGAGCCCCAGAAGAAGGGGCTGCCACTCTGGGCCGAGGGCATCATGTTCTTCTACTGCTACATCTTGCTCCTCGTCCTCCCTTGTGTGTCCCTCTGTGAGATCAGCATGCAAGGGATCGGCATCATGCCACACCGGATGATGCTGTACCCCATGCTGAGCATGCTCACTGTCAACATCACCACCATCTTCATCCGAGGCAGCAACATGATCTTCTTCAGGGACGCCCGGGTCTCCAGCATCTTCATGGGCAAGAACATGCTAGCCATTGGGCTGAAGGTCTGTACGTTTGTGCAGTACCAGCGGCACCGGCACCACACGCCCCCGGGGCCGGACCTTGCCCTGCAGCACAGTTCCCAggcccagccctccccggggctgcaCAAGTCCCGGGACCAGCCCGCCTGCCCTGAGGAGCTGGCCCAGGACAACACGTGA